In the genome of Virgibacillus doumboii, the window GCTACGTATGGCAATAGTGCCATTGTGCGAGCACGTTTGATTGCTTTGGTAAGTTTACGCTGATATTTTGCAGATGTTCCAGTTACACGACGAGGAAGAATTTTTCCGCGTTCTGAAATGAAACGTCTCAGCAAATCAACGTCTTTATAGTCAATGTGTGTAATTCCGTTCGCTGTGAAGTAACACACTTTACGACGCTTTGCACGTCCGCGACGAGCTGCCATGAGAAACC includes:
- the rpsR gene encoding 30S ribosomal protein S18; amino-acid sequence: MAARRGRAKRRKVCYFTANGITHIDYKDVDLLRRFISERGKILPRRVTGTSAKYQRKLTKAIKRARTMALLPYVAE